The Synechocystis sp. PCC 7509 genome includes a window with the following:
- a CDS encoding glucosaminidase domain-containing protein yields MTLLDELVKKYATTDLNTVFSKVSTDGIEIDSTKINEINYQHLQEVTLAQWLLESGRASSKLSIEANNFAGLKWRPEMNGFATKINILVPSEPTSVDFCKFDSVDAFIIGYWRFLARSTYDGLEAHTNSPDTFIGFLQRKGYAADLDYVNKVIRLLPEAHALFVKANGIVIPAVPARLQVTHFPQEVELRQSFRVKGVASTTDKGKVVLIKIDDRFDAQGTLINEDGKWQADLVFTSLFTPNGVRRVTFSIGSESVNIQIKATTPIDADDEPDTAQPSGSIKIDLSGSVGSGGVNKEKDVIAVKKRLHDLGYTWVGDPNNKTITTGTVQAIKLFQSIVAGRSTLAGDGRIDIGGPTHRWLQAANAPVWQTMPASDSSVGFVNHEKDQTGDDHDFGTNWLADTIKAIAKDFQTSHRTSNPGAAPFALNDISRPHGGDTPDHAGHETGLMCDVFLPRKDGKFGGIDFTSRDYDQNATRALIKSIRKQKLVRAVFFNDPTLRGETFMGIKLCTFSPGHHHHIHFEINPPVRT; encoded by the coding sequence ATGACATTACTAGATGAATTAGTGAAGAAGTATGCTACGACAGATTTAAACACAGTTTTTAGCAAGGTTAGTACTGATGGTATCGAAATCGATTCTACCAAAATTAATGAAATTAATTACCAACATTTGCAAGAAGTTACTCTAGCTCAATGGCTATTAGAATCAGGTAGAGCAAGTAGTAAGCTCTCTATTGAAGCTAACAACTTTGCAGGTTTAAAATGGCGACCTGAGATGAACGGCTTCGCTACTAAAATTAACATTTTAGTTCCTTCTGAACCTACATCAGTTGATTTTTGTAAGTTTGATAGTGTTGATGCTTTTATTATTGGTTACTGGAGGTTTTTGGCTCGTTCTACCTATGATGGTTTAGAAGCACATACTAATTCCCCAGATACTTTCATTGGGTTTTTACAACGTAAGGGATATGCCGCCGATCTTGACTATGTTAACAAAGTAATTCGCCTGCTTCCAGAAGCCCACGCGCTATTCGTCAAAGCAAACGGTATTGTTATTCCTGCTGTACCAGCAAGACTCCAAGTTACCCACTTTCCTCAAGAAGTTGAACTAAGACAAAGTTTCAGAGTTAAAGGAGTAGCATCAACCACCGATAAAGGTAAAGTTGTCTTGATTAAAATAGATGACCGCTTCGATGCTCAAGGAACTCTTATTAATGAGGATGGCAAATGGCAAGCTGATTTAGTATTTACTTCTTTGTTTACTCCTAATGGTGTACGCAGAGTCACGTTTTCTATAGGTAGTGAAAGCGTAAATATTCAAATTAAAGCAACTACTCCTATCGATGCTGATGACGAGCCAGACACAGCACAACCTTCAGGCTCAATTAAAATTGATCTAAGTGGAAGTGTAGGCTCTGGTGGAGTCAACAAAGAAAAAGATGTTATAGCTGTTAAAAAACGTCTACACGATCTTGGTTACACTTGGGTGGGCGATCCTAATAATAAAACCATAACAACTGGCACAGTTCAAGCAATTAAATTATTTCAATCTATTGTTGCTGGTCGTAGCACCCTTGCAGGTGATGGGCGAATTGATATTGGCGGCCCTACACATCGGTGGTTGCAAGCAGCTAATGCTCCAGTTTGGCAAACAATGCCAGCAAGCGATTCATCAGTTGGTTTTGTCAACCATGAAAAAGATCAAACTGGTGACGATCATGACTTTGGCACAAATTGGTTAGCTGATACCATCAAAGCTATTGCTAAGGATTTTCAAACTAGCCATCGAACTTCTAATCCCGGTGCTGCGCCTTTTGCCCTCAATGATATCAGTCGCCCACATGGAGGTGATACGCCCGATCATGCTGGACACGAAACTGGTTTAATGTGTGATGTCTTTTTACCAAGAAAAGATGGAAAATTCGGCGGTATTGATTTTACGAGTCGAGATTACGATCAAAATGCTACGCGCGCTTTGATTAAATCTATACGTAAGCAAAAACTAGTAAGGGCTGTTTTCTTCAACGATCCAACGCTAAGAGGTGAGACGTTCATGGGTATTAAACTATGTACTTTTTCGCCTGGTCATCATCACCACATTCACTTTGAAATTAACCCACCAGTAAGAACTTAA
- a CDS encoding DUF1304 domain-containing protein, producing MEMITKVLIGIVAFIHVLFLMMQMFFWDTPLIQDKLLKDFTPEQVATILAHNQGLYNGFLAAGLIWGLSTAQMSRNIEPTSIWIFFLICVVIAGIYGSITLKRPTAFLLQSLPAALALLLLWLPKK from the coding sequence ATGGAAATGATTACTAAGGTACTAATCGGAATTGTTGCATTTATCCATGTACTTTTTTTGATGATGCAGATGTTTTTCTGGGATACACCTTTGATTCAAGATAAATTACTCAAAGATTTCACTCCAGAACAAGTAGCTACAATTCTTGCTCATAATCAAGGGTTATATAACGGATTTCTTGCTGCTGGTTTAATTTGGGGATTATCCACAGCGCAAATGTCTCGCAATATTGAGCCTACTTCGATTTGGATCTTCTTTCTGATTTGTGTTGTCATTGCTGGTATTTACGGCAGTATTACCCTAAAACGCCCAACGGCATTTTTACTGCAATCCTTACCCGCAGCATTGGCTTTATTGCTCTTATGGTTGCCTAAAAAGTAA
- a CDS encoding ribbon-helix-helix domain-containing protein codes for MTIFNISLSDSMQTFVDEQAKQKGYNTAIEYIHYLIRQEQEREEQKRLETMLLGGLDSGEPIEISEQWWDSKREGFRQLLSQIK; via the coding sequence ATGACGATTTTCAACATTTCCCTTTCTGATTCAATGCAGACCTTTGTAGATGAGCAAGCCAAGCAAAAAGGCTACAATACAGCGATTGAGTATATTCATTACTTAATTCGTCAAGAGCAAGAACGGGAAGAACAGAAACGTTTAGAAACTATGTTGCTTGGTGGTTTAGATAGTGGCGAACCAATCGAGATTAGCGAACAATGGTGGGATAGTAAGCGCGAAGGATTTCGCCAACTGCTTAGTCAAATAAAATGA
- a CDS encoding alpha/beta fold hydrolase, translated as MQKTVKANNIDIYVETFGKSTHPAVLLIMGLGCQSLNWFPYFFEPIVEQGYYVIRFDNRDIGLSTWSDAKDWENNPYSLDDMATDSVELLTALRIDKAHVIGASMGGAIAQRIAITYPERVLSLTSIVSFADSSALTSSSVLSLSLFANVPSLEEYLGFWSALVGTTYPLDIPLYTQLYKDSVENSKRYNPHCITHQLSAIARSPTPDLAKLNVPTLILYGTADPLIPANHAEDYAKLIPGSQLFKMDGVGHDIPAGICDRIHPEIFKLLQRSKSNMSNQIEAVKTQFINYSEVFNKLKPELMPPFFHEGSVLITTPLVATMKNATEIQGVFTQFMNALRLQNFTRSVLDENNLHAKMLSENIAIVSGTAIRYKKDADVEDELERIAIIYTFCKDIPEATATTPQTPDGVWRIVSGIIHQPENAIAP; from the coding sequence ATGCAAAAAACTGTTAAAGCCAACAATATTGACATTTATGTTGAAACCTTTGGCAAGTCTACCCATCCCGCCGTACTCTTAATTATGGGATTGGGTTGTCAGTCTCTCAACTGGTTTCCTTACTTCTTCGAGCCAATAGTAGAGCAAGGTTACTATGTTATTCGCTTCGATAATCGTGATATAGGATTATCAACATGGAGCGATGCTAAAGACTGGGAAAACAATCCCTATTCCCTAGACGATATGGCAACCGATAGCGTAGAGTTGCTTACAGCATTGAGGATTGACAAAGCACACGTTATTGGTGCATCAATGGGAGGCGCGATCGCACAACGAATAGCTATTACCTATCCCGAACGAGTTTTATCTCTTACTTCTATTGTCTCGTTTGCAGATTCATCAGCTTTGACAAGTAGCAGTGTATTGTCCTTATCTTTGTTTGCTAATGTCCCATCTTTAGAGGAATATTTGGGTTTTTGGTCGGCGTTAGTAGGTACAACTTATCCCCTTGATATTCCCCTTTACACCCAATTGTATAAAGACAGCGTAGAAAATAGTAAACGTTACAACCCTCATTGTATAACTCATCAACTTAGCGCGATCGCTCGTTCGCCTACCCCAGACTTAGCAAAGCTCAACGTTCCTACTCTCATTCTCTACGGTACAGCCGATCCCTTAATTCCTGCCAATCATGCGGAAGATTACGCCAAACTAATCCCTGGTTCTCAACTGTTCAAAATGGACGGTGTTGGACACGATATCCCCGCCGGAATTTGCGATCGCATTCATCCAGAAATTTTCAAATTACTTCAAAGGAGCAAATCTAATATGTCTAACCAAATCGAAGCTGTAAAAACACAATTTATCAACTATTCTGAGGTATTTAACAAGCTTAAACCTGAATTAATGCCTCCTTTCTTTCATGAAGGTTCTGTACTGATAACTACACCTTTAGTAGCGACAATGAAGAATGCAACGGAGATCCAGGGTGTTTTTACTCAATTCATGAATGCTTTACGCTTACAAAATTTTACTCGTAGCGTACTAGATGAAAATAACCTCCATGCAAAAATGTTGAGTGAAAATATCGCAATTGTCAGTGGTACGGCAATTCGTTATAAAAAAGATGCCGATGTAGAAGATGAACTAGAGCGAATTGCCATTATTTATACTTTCTGTAAAGATATCCCTGAAGCTACCGCTACAACTCCACAAACTCCCGATGGTGTTTGGAGAATTGTTTCAGGCATTATTCATCAGCCAGAAAATGCGATCGCTCCATAG
- a CDS encoding carbohydrate ABC transporter permease — protein MQKTISANRVLIQRLTPYLFLLPALLILGLTVFLPAMQAFYLSFTRYEYDLTQPPQWIGLGNFKRLMGDRVFWKTLQNTILYLIGVVPILVTAPLAIAILVNKKLRGMNWFRAAFYTPVVISMVVAGIAWRWLYAENGLLNQIIKSVFSVKEGIGWLTSPQFALFSVMAVTIWKGLGYYMVIYLAGLQAIPADLYEAAAIDGSDGISKHWDITVPLMKPYIVLVAVISAISATKVFEEIYIMTQGGPRNSSKTIVYYLYEQAFQNLEISYACTIGLVLFLAILGLSILNLKLSAGRNSIS, from the coding sequence ATGCAAAAAACCATCTCTGCAAACCGGGTGTTGATTCAACGCTTGACTCCTTACTTATTTTTGCTTCCGGCGCTGTTAATTTTGGGATTGACAGTATTTTTGCCAGCAATGCAAGCTTTTTATCTGAGCTTTACCCGCTATGAGTACGATTTGACGCAACCGCCGCAGTGGATAGGGCTAGGGAATTTTAAACGTTTGATGGGCGATCGCGTGTTTTGGAAAACATTGCAAAACACCATACTTTATCTTATTGGTGTCGTGCCGATTTTGGTAACTGCTCCCTTGGCGATCGCAATTTTAGTTAACAAAAAACTCCGGGGAATGAATTGGTTTAGAGCCGCTTTTTACACGCCTGTAGTAATTTCTATGGTAGTGGCGGGAATTGCTTGGCGCTGGCTGTACGCCGAAAATGGTTTACTCAATCAAATTATTAAAAGCGTCTTTTCCGTTAAAGAGGGGATCGGCTGGCTAACAAGCCCTCAATTTGCCCTATTTAGCGTCATGGCAGTAACGATATGGAAGGGATTGGGGTATTACATGGTTATTTACTTAGCAGGGCTGCAAGCCATCCCCGCAGACTTGTACGAAGCCGCCGCGATAGATGGTTCTGATGGTATCTCTAAGCATTGGGATATCACAGTTCCGTTGATGAAACCTTACATAGTTTTGGTGGCTGTAATCTCGGCAATTTCCGCCACCAAGGTTTTTGAGGAAATCTATATTATGACCCAAGGAGGTCCGCGCAATAGCTCCAAAACAATAGTTTATTACCTGTACGAGCAAGCCTTTCAAAACCTCGAAATTAGTTATGCTTGCACGATTGGATTAGTGTTGTTTTTGGCAATTTTGGGCTTATCTATCTTGAACTTGAAGCTATCGGCGGGGAGAAACAGCATTAGTTAG
- a CDS encoding tetratricopeptide repeat protein, producing MQKILSVIILVIVTFAFTSSALAENERQAEIYSQSCNARIELADYQGAISDCTTAINLANNPTEPLISRSIAYYRQGNYQAAIIDSDRIISLHKCDFRAYYNRALAHAGEKNYLKAIDDLNIALVQLPSMSPSLLADIYTDRGLAKFELADYQAAMQDFSLAIRLNPQNARAYYNRGCTCFLHGDYHHAVSNFTTALQLNPNNSQAYVNRGIARHQLGYQQAAIQDLQQASQSFLTQKNQPAYQKTIHCIKQIQQILVSNFEIVDA from the coding sequence ATGCAGAAAATCTTATCAGTCATAATACTTGTTATCGTGACTTTTGCCTTTACTTCCTCGGCTCTTGCTGAAAATGAGCGCCAAGCAGAAATTTATAGCCAATCTTGTAATGCGCGGATAGAGTTAGCTGATTATCAAGGGGCAATTTCTGACTGTACCACTGCAATTAATCTAGCAAATAACCCCACTGAACCCCTTATTAGTCGCTCTATAGCCTACTACCGCCAAGGAAACTATCAAGCGGCTATTATCGATAGCGATCGCATAATTTCTCTACACAAGTGCGATTTTCGTGCTTACTACAATCGCGCCTTAGCCCATGCTGGCGAGAAAAACTACCTTAAAGCCATCGACGATCTAAATATAGCTTTGGTACAACTTCCAAGTATGTCTCCTTCTTTACTAGCAGATATTTACACCGATAGAGGGTTGGCAAAGTTTGAACTCGCCGACTATCAAGCTGCTATGCAAGACTTTTCTCTAGCTATTCGCCTCAATCCCCAAAATGCTAGAGCTTACTATAACCGAGGTTGTACTTGCTTTCTGCATGGAGATTATCATCATGCGGTTTCTAACTTTACTACTGCTTTGCAACTTAACCCCAATAATTCTCAAGCTTATGTAAATAGAGGTATTGCTAGACATCAGCTAGGCTACCAACAAGCAGCTATTCAAGACTTACAACAAGCATCTCAAAGCTTTCTCACCCAAAAAAACCAACCAGCCTATCAAAAAACTATCCATTGCATCAAGCAAATTCAACAAATATTGGTATCAAACTTTGAAATAGTTGATGCTTAG
- a CDS encoding SH3 domain-containing protein — MSLKKITTAIAISSILLLAGGAKAQPPSNSNYGKDIQKNTICSFITGNNVNIRSGAGNKYKIITKLNRGDGVRATYKKGNWVQIAATTSGFVPNETFKPLKGWVYNAYINGCSEDQFDRWRS, encoded by the coding sequence ATGAGCTTAAAAAAAATTACTACCGCGATCGCCATTAGTTCTATACTGCTCTTAGCTGGTGGTGCTAAGGCGCAACCTCCGTCCAACTCTAACTATGGCAAAGATATTCAAAAAAATACTATCTGTTCTTTTATTACGGGTAATAACGTCAATATCCGTAGTGGTGCAGGAAATAAGTATAAAATTATTACTAAACTTAATCGCGGTGATGGCGTAAGAGCTACTTATAAAAAAGGCAACTGGGTACAAATTGCCGCTACCACCTCTGGATTTGTCCCCAATGAAACTTTTAAACCGCTAAAAGGTTGGGTATACAATGCTTATATCAATGGTTGCTCTGAAGATCAATTTGATAGATGGCGCTCTTAG
- a CDS encoding rhodanese-like domain-containing protein produces MNNPISGVIPPQPPIDSQSNAHELKSRLEWGEPAFTILDVRDRMVYNDGHIMGAMSMPMDKLVEIAKNTIAPSRDIYIHGDTDEETAQAAQQLRSAGFEHISELKGGLPAWKAIGGPTEGIIESQTPAGADDYNVVARMQNHAETTKKDV; encoded by the coding sequence ATGAACAATCCCATAAGTGGCGTTATTCCGCCCCAGCCTCCTATTGATTCCCAATCTAATGCTCACGAACTCAAATCGCGTCTAGAGTGGGGCGAACCTGCTTTTACAATTCTCGATGTGCGCGATCGCATGGTTTACAATGACGGTCATATCATGGGCGCAATGTCAATGCCTATGGATAAATTAGTAGAAATCGCCAAAAATACTATTGCTCCTAGCCGCGATATCTATATTCATGGTGACACTGACGAAGAAACAGCCCAAGCTGCTCAACAACTCCGCAGTGCTGGCTTTGAACATATATCTGAACTAAAAGGTGGTTTACCCGCATGGAAAGCCATCGGCGGACCCACCGAAGGAATTATTGAGTCCCAAACTCCTGCGGGCGCTGATGACTACAATGTAGTTGCTAGAATGCAAAATCACGCCGAAACTACCAAAAAAGACGTATAA
- a CDS encoding rhodanese-like domain-containing protein encodes MSQFFGIIPTPPPFKAKSLVFELKARLDWGEPALTIIDARDRTEFNLRHILGAIPMPMSELVDRAEASLENSRDIYIYGDTDEETYQAAEKLRNAGFQNVSELRGGVAAWRALDYPVESISK; translated from the coding sequence ATGTCTCAGTTTTTTGGCATTATTCCCACACCGCCACCATTTAAAGCTAAATCGCTAGTTTTTGAACTAAAAGCACGGCTAGATTGGGGTGAACCAGCATTAACAATTATTGATGCGCGCGATCGCACAGAATTTAATCTTCGGCATATACTAGGGGCTATTCCCATGCCCATGTCAGAACTTGTAGACCGTGCTGAGGCATCCTTAGAAAACAGCCGCGACATTTATATTTACGGCGACACCGATGAAGAAACCTACCAAGCGGCAGAAAAGTTACGGAATGCAGGCTTTCAAAATGTATCCGAACTAAGAGGCGGAGTTGCAGCTTGGCGGGCGTTAGATTACCCAGTAGAGTCAATTTCCAAGTAG
- a CDS encoding sulfurtransferase: MELSPEQWIVNANTAKQLIESDATVLDVRNKITWRLGHLPKARCINWQQFSQKTIPNKGKLLDNSQVLAQLLRHQGISNHQPVIVVGNPSQAFHFGEEGRIVWMLHTLGHSQAAFVDGGQQALVNAGVELEMWGSKPQKAGDFTINRTDHWEIQADQLQSSLANSQNLIILDNREAREYAGATPYGEKRGGHIPRAIHFYFKELLQPNGYLLSCEQINSLLNQLGIEKGSNIITYCTGGIRSAFFVAVLVSLGYNNSKNYTGSMWEWSQAEPSSHPLVN, from the coding sequence GTGGAACTTAGTCCTGAGCAATGGATAGTCAACGCCAATACAGCTAAACAGCTAATTGAATCAGACGCAACAGTTCTTGATGTTCGTAACAAAATTACCTGGAGATTGGGACATTTACCTAAAGCTCGTTGTATCAATTGGCAGCAATTTTCCCAAAAAACTATACCAAACAAAGGCAAACTTTTAGATAATTCTCAAGTTTTAGCTCAACTTCTCCGTCACCAAGGGATATCCAACCATCAGCCTGTAATTGTAGTTGGTAATCCCTCGCAAGCTTTCCACTTTGGCGAAGAAGGGCGAATTGTTTGGATGTTACACACCTTGGGACATTCTCAAGCCGCTTTTGTCGATGGCGGACAACAGGCGCTAGTTAACGCGGGAGTAGAACTAGAAATGTGGGGGAGTAAACCTCAAAAAGCAGGGGATTTTACTATTAATCGTACAGATCATTGGGAAATTCAAGCCGATCAATTGCAGTCTAGTCTAGCAAATTCCCAAAACCTGATTATCCTTGATAACCGCGAAGCAAGAGAATACGCAGGCGCTACACCTTACGGCGAAAAACGCGGCGGCCACATCCCTAGAGCAATACATTTCTACTTTAAAGAACTATTGCAACCTAATGGTTACTTACTCTCTTGCGAACAAATTAATTCCTTGCTTAACCAACTAGGGATTGAAAAGGGTAGCAATATTATTACCTATTGTACTGGCGGCATTCGTTCCGCTTTTTTTGTTGCCGTGCTAGTTAGTTTAGGCTACAACAACAGCAAAAACTATACGGGTTCAATGTGGGAATGGTCGCAAGCTGAACCTTCTAGCCATCCGCTTGTAAATTAA
- a CDS encoding carbon dioxide-concentrating mechanism protein CcmK: MPAAVGTIEALGFPAVLAAADAMVKAGSVTLVNYNLAESGRFVVSIRGKVSEVKIALEAGIEAGAKVCGEQAITYFIVANPPENVESVLPIHYTPQVEEYRT; the protein is encoded by the coding sequence ATGCCAGCAGCAGTAGGGACAATAGAAGCATTGGGATTTCCAGCAGTGCTTGCCGCAGCAGACGCAATGGTTAAAGCTGGTTCAGTAACGCTAGTTAATTACAACTTAGCAGAGAGCGGACGTTTTGTCGTCAGCATTCGGGGAAAGGTTTCGGAAGTAAAAATTGCTTTAGAGGCGGGAATTGAGGCAGGGGCAAAAGTTTGTGGAGAACAAGCAATAACTTACTTTATTGTCGCAAATCCGCCCGAAAATGTCGAAAGTGTTTTGCCAATTCACTATACGCCACAAGTAGAAGAATATAGAACATAG
- a CDS encoding carbon dioxide-concentrating mechanism protein CcmK, with protein sequence MSSAQAVGSIETKGFPAVLAASDAMVKAGRVTLVGYLRAGSARFTVNIRGDVSEVKVAMEAGIAVVEKVYGGTLESWVIIPRPHENVEAVLPIGYGDDVEMYRESLDRPIIRGAN encoded by the coding sequence ATGTCCTCAGCACAGGCAGTTGGGTCGATTGAAACGAAAGGTTTTCCGGCAGTTTTGGCAGCATCAGACGCGATGGTTAAAGCTGGTCGAGTTACCTTAGTTGGCTATTTGAGAGCCGGAAGCGCGCGTTTTACTGTCAACATTCGGGGGGATGTTTCGGAAGTCAAGGTAGCGATGGAGGCGGGTATTGCTGTAGTTGAGAAGGTTTACGGCGGTACGTTGGAATCATGGGTTATTATTCCTCGTCCTCATGAAAACGTTGAAGCAGTTTTACCGATTGGCTATGGTGATGATGTGGAAATGTATAGAGAATCCCTCGACCGACCAATTATTAGAGGCGCAAACTAG
- a CDS encoding TIGR04283 family arsenosugar biosynthesis glycosyltransferase, giving the protein MSRVSIVIPTLNEASCLERTLHQLSILNPPAGEILVVDGGSEDATIAIANKIGIKVLSCQPPGRSLQMNYGAKAATGDILCFLHADTCVPDDLIAVIIATLEDKSVAGGGFISLMAGFETTRWGVSLHNYLKTYYAPLIFHPHLFFKGLRLLFGDQVMFCRRGDFWECGGFNDALPILEEADLCLKLVKRGKIRQVNRIVTSSDRRVARWGTLKATGIYLYIGLLWGLGVSPTYLKKFYEDIR; this is encoded by the coding sequence ATGTCTCGCGTCTCAATTGTTATTCCTACTCTTAACGAAGCAAGCTGTTTAGAACGTACTTTGCACCAGTTAAGTATTTTAAACCCTCCCGCCGGGGAAATATTAGTAGTTGATGGTGGTAGTGAAGATGCAACGATCGCAATTGCTAATAAAATAGGTATTAAGGTTTTAAGTTGCCAACCACCAGGGCGAAGTCTGCAAATGAATTATGGAGCAAAAGCCGCTACTGGGGATATATTGTGTTTTCTCCACGCCGATACCTGCGTCCCTGATGATTTAATTGCTGTAATTATCGCTACGTTAGAAGATAAAAGTGTTGCAGGTGGCGGGTTTATTTCTTTAATGGCAGGTTTTGAAACTACCCGTTGGGGAGTATCGCTACATAACTATTTAAAAACTTACTATGCCCCATTAATCTTTCATCCACACCTATTTTTTAAAGGACTACGCTTGTTGTTTGGCGACCAGGTGATGTTTTGTCGTCGTGGAGATTTTTGGGAGTGTGGCGGCTTTAATGATGCCTTACCGATTTTAGAAGAAGCAGATTTATGTTTGAAGCTAGTAAAGCGGGGAAAGATACGCCAAGTGAATCGAATAGTTACTTCAAGTGATCGCCGTGTGGCTCGTTGGGGTACGCTAAAAGCTACAGGCATATATCTTTATATTGGTTTATTGTGGGGTTTGGGTGTTTCGCCAACCTATTTAAAAAAGTTCTACGAAGATATCCGTTGA
- a CDS encoding diacylglycerol/lipid kinase family protein — protein sequence MQTQTLKRIRLIINPVSGDDEPNLMKLPEIIAAMEAEGIRADIAFTDPDNSPALIALKAIEENYELVVVAGGDGTVGEVAKGLLRSPVTLGIIPVGTYNNIARSLSIPTDIVAACQVIANGQIKSIDVGQANNEHYFFEAAGVGLDAALFPIGEEIKGGRWGQLLQAIRLAINYKPQRLRMEFDRPITEARVSTVKRRFVRKKPLARHELRLSALLIVIANGSYYGTGFTVAPDAAIDDGLLTISVFRNFSKWELMRHFWSISKGQRQYSPKIETYRVGEVKFTSDVSIPVHIDGHPIGELPVILKVVKDALNVIVPKTTVILPVGET from the coding sequence TTGCAAACACAAACTCTCAAACGCATACGGCTAATTATCAATCCGGTTTCTGGCGATGACGAGCCTAATTTGATGAAATTGCCAGAGATTATTGCCGCAATGGAGGCTGAGGGGATTAGAGCCGATATTGCCTTTACAGACCCCGATAACTCCCCGGCTTTAATTGCCCTTAAAGCGATTGAAGAAAACTACGAGTTAGTGGTAGTTGCAGGGGGAGATGGTACAGTTGGCGAAGTTGCTAAAGGTTTGCTGCGATCGCCCGTTACTTTAGGAATTATTCCTGTTGGCACATACAATAATATTGCCCGTAGTTTGAGCATTCCCACCGATATAGTTGCAGCTTGTCAGGTAATTGCCAATGGTCAAATTAAAAGTATTGATGTGGGTCAAGCTAATAACGAACATTACTTTTTTGAAGCGGCGGGAGTTGGTTTAGATGCGGCGCTGTTTCCCATTGGTGAAGAAATTAAAGGCGGTCGTTGGGGACAACTACTGCAAGCGATTCGACTAGCAATAAATTACAAACCCCAACGGTTGCGTATGGAGTTTGACCGCCCAATAACAGAAGCCCGTGTATCGACTGTAAAGCGGCGGTTTGTGCGGAAAAAGCCCCTTGCTAGGCACGAGTTGCGGCTTTCCGCCTTGCTAATTGTAATTGCCAATGGATCTTATTACGGTACTGGTTTTACTGTTGCTCCTGATGCCGCCATTGATGATGGGTTGCTCACAATTAGTGTTTTCCGCAACTTTAGCAAATGGGAACTAATGCGTCATTTTTGGTCAATTAGCAAAGGTCAGCGTCAGTATAGCCCCAAAATAGAAACTTATCGGGTTGGTGAAGTAAAGTTTACGTCTGATGTCAGTATACCAGTACATATTGACGGTCATCCTATTGGCGAATTACCCGTAATTTTGAAAGTAGTTAAAGATGCTCTCAATGTAATTGTGCCAAAAACTACCGTAATTTTACCTGTTGGTGAAACTTAG